One genomic segment of Ricinus communis isolate WT05 ecotype wild-type chromosome 5, ASM1957865v1, whole genome shotgun sequence includes these proteins:
- the LOC125370046 gene encoding uncharacterized protein At1g66480, producing the protein MGNSIGRGKKAKVMKIDGHTFKLKTPATARDVVKDYPGHVLLESEAVKHYGIRAKPLEPEQELKAKKIYFLVELPKFPQEKEQEQQPRTRRVRSGIQMSAKDRLECLMLSRRSVSDLSLVRPVSSSQLPDGTNSGPIRVRMRLPKSQVEKLMEESKDDVEVAGKIVDLFMENSGDSIGDGNRRHVQWKPELGSIGENLKPRQKRVSFVADEGEIQVAVDSH; encoded by the exons ATGGGAAACAGTATAGGTagaggaaagaaagcaaaGGTGATGAAAATCGACGGCCACACATTCAAGCTAAAGACTCCGGCGACGGCGAGGGACGTAGTCAAGGATTATCCAGGGCATGTACTGTTAGAATCAGAAGCCGTCAAGCATTATGGTATCCGTGCAAAACCATTAGAACCTGAACAAGAACTAAAggcaaagaaaatatattttctagttGAGTTGCCAAAGTTTCCTCAAGAGAAAGAGCAGGAACAGCAGCCCAGGACCAGAAGGGTAAGGTCAGGTATACAAATGAGTGCTAAAGATAGGCTGGAATGCTTGATGCTAAGTAGGAGATCAGTTTCTGATCTGTCTCTTGTTAGACCTGTGTCGTCTAGTCAATTGCCTGATGGGACGAATTCCGGGCCGATTCGGGTTAGGATGAGGTTGCCTAAGTCACAAGTTGAAAAATTAATGGAAGAGAGCAAAGATGATGTAGAGGTGGCTGGAAAGATTGTTGATCTTTTCATGGAAAATTCTGGTGACAGCATTGGTGATGGGAACCGGCGGCATGTTCAGTGGAAACCGGAGCTTGGTAGCATTGGAGAGAATCTTAAGCCACGGCAG AAGCGAGTGAGCTTCGTAGCAGACGAAGGAGAAATTCAGGTAGCTGTAGACTCCCATTAG
- the LOC8276576 gene encoding uncharacterized protein DDB_G0280579 produces the protein MISISSVVTFLCTSHKTKKSSHKPNDENSSSSSSSSSSSSSSSSSQSASEKRLLSKLNSNISSKALLVVKMISWKKLHEEEDHEEDESEEAVWKKTIMMGERCRPLNFSGKIEYDCQGNLVPESGRLDRSG, from the coding sequence ATGATTAGTATATCTTCTGTTGTAACATTTCTTTGTACTTCTCACAAGACCAAGAAGTCCTCACATAAACCAAATGATGAaaactcttcttcttcttcatcatcttcgtcttcttcttcatcttcttcttcttcacagTCTGCAAGTGAGAAAAGGCTCCTTTCTAAGCTGAATAGTAACATTAGCAGTAAGGCTCTTCTGGTGGTGAAGATGATTTCTTGGAAAAAGTTGCATGAAGAAGAGGATCATGAAGAAGATGAGAGTGAAGAAGCAGTTTGGAAGAAGACAATCATGATGGGTGAACGGTGTCGTCCACTTAACTTTTCGGGGAAGATTGAGTATGATTGTCAAGGAAATCTTGTTCCTGAATCAGGTCGTCTCGATCGGAGTGGTTAA
- the LOC8276575 gene encoding uncharacterized protein LOC8276575, translated as MAGIPICVQCGTTSNPCRCKVVGPTLGFLAFAAAAVVEWPVGAFVYLFKHRKGRRIMAHPATVVYPSVTNTIPI; from the coding sequence ATGGCAGGAATCCCAATTTGTGTTCAATGTGGGACTACTAGCAACCCTTGCCGGTGCAAGGTGGTGGGTCCAACTCTTGGGTTCTTAGCGTTTGCAGCGGCAGCGGTGGTGGAATGGCCGGTTGGTGCTTTTGTGTACCTCTTTAAGCACAGGAAAGGTCGGAGAATCATGGCACATCCCGCCACTGTTGTTTACCCATCAGTCACTAATACTATACCTATTTGA
- the LOC8276574 gene encoding uncharacterized protein LOC8276574, translating to MEEQSFLDKMINHLRASCKYYTGYPKDIGSSRVIHFTSEREFVQLLHEGHPVAVAFTIRGNYTKHLDRVLEEAAAEFYPHVKFVRVECPKYPGFCMTRQRKEYPFIEIFHSPEHAGNQGKVIDPGITKYSVKVLPFNYDLSAYGFREFFKRHKIQSSEPK from the exons ATGGAGGAGCAATCATTTCTTGATAAAATGATCAATCATTTACGTGCCTCATGCAA GTATTATACTGGATATCCTAAAGATATTGGATCATCGCGAGTTATTCATTTTACATCAGAGCGCGAGTTTGTCCAACTTCTTCACGAAGGCCACCCTGTAGCTGTTGCTTTTACCATCAG AGGTAATTACACCAAGCATCTTGACCGAGTACTAGAGGAAGCTGCTGCTGAGTTTTATCCACATGTAAAATTTGTCCGT GTTGAATGTCCAAAATATCCTGGTTTTTGCATGACACGGCAGAGGAAGGAATATCCGTTTATTGAAATATTCCACAGCCCTGAACAC GCAGGTAATCAAGGAAAGGTTATTGATCCTGGCATCACAAAATACTCAGTAAAAGTTCTACCT TTCAACTATGACCTCAGTGCCTATGGATTCAGAGAATTTTTTAAGCGCCACAAGATACAATCATCAGAGCCAAAATAA